The Agrobacterium cucumeris genome has a segment encoding these proteins:
- a CDS encoding ABC transporter permease, which yields MTNPGLQIKTLLTDPLTIAIGASAFLLLVGELLSPGFAQGSQIVRLLTIAAILGIVAAGQNLVILGGREGIDLSVGAMISLGAVLAGNMMNGQNAGIPLAILVAGGIPFLIGLINGLGITFVRIPPLVMTLGMTAVIQGGLVVYSQGVPSGAAAPLLAGFINRPLIFGIPGVLFVWLGIAAIMLFVLRRTAFGFAIYAIGSNERAATLTGLPVSLIRTLLYGLSGLFAGLTGVCVIGYTGTSFISVGDRYVLPSIIAVVIGGTSLAGGAGGYVGTMAGAVALTILQSVLITLNLDVWARQIIFGVTLLALMLLYGRQKQLRV from the coding sequence ATGACCAATCCCGGCTTGCAAATCAAAACCCTCCTCACCGATCCCCTGACCATCGCCATTGGTGCATCGGCCTTCCTGCTGCTGGTCGGCGAATTGCTGTCGCCCGGCTTCGCGCAAGGCTCGCAGATCGTGCGGCTGCTGACGATTGCCGCCATTCTCGGCATCGTCGCGGCGGGCCAGAACCTCGTCATTCTCGGCGGCCGTGAAGGCATCGATCTTTCCGTCGGCGCGATGATCTCGCTTGGTGCCGTTCTTGCCGGTAATATGATGAACGGCCAGAATGCCGGCATTCCGCTCGCCATTCTCGTTGCCGGCGGCATTCCCTTCCTGATCGGCCTCATCAACGGCCTCGGCATCACCTTCGTGCGCATTCCGCCGCTGGTCATGACGCTTGGCATGACGGCCGTCATTCAGGGCGGGCTGGTCGTTTATTCGCAGGGCGTTCCATCAGGTGCGGCAGCGCCCCTGCTGGCGGGTTTCATCAACCGTCCGCTCATTTTCGGTATTCCCGGCGTACTCTTCGTCTGGCTAGGCATCGCCGCGATCATGCTCTTCGTGCTGCGCCGCACCGCCTTCGGTTTCGCCATCTACGCCATCGGCTCCAACGAGCGGGCGGCGACGCTTACCGGATTGCCCGTCTCTTTGATCCGCACGCTGCTTTATGGCCTTTCCGGCCTGTTTGCCGGGCTGACCGGGGTGTGCGTCATCGGTTACACCGGCACATCCTTCATCTCCGTCGGCGACCGATATGTGCTTCCGTCGATCATTGCTGTTGTCATCGGCGGCACCTCGCTTGCCGGCGGTGCGGGTGGATATGTCGGAACCATGGCCGGGGCAGTTGCGCTCACCATTCTGCAAAGCGTACTGATAACGCTCAACCTCGATGTATGGGCACGGCAGATCATATTCGGTGTCACGTTGCTAGCGCTGATGCTGCTTTATGGCCGCCAAAAGCAGTTGCGTGTGTGA
- a CDS encoding sugar phosphate isomerase/epimerase family protein: MKTFKSKFVKMAAVVALAAGITNPVLAEDSKTLPIAAQMYTLRNAGTLEEQLAILNRAGVSAVETVDMQKVSASELNALLEKHKIKVISSHVPIDKLRGNLDDVITEQKAVGNPVVTVPFLKPEDRPKDAAGWTAFGKELGGYADKLSAAGLSMAYHNHDFEMVKFDDKTALELLLDAAGPKLQSELDVAWVARSGNDPAAFLGTLKGRVFAIHAKDNAPAGTAENERGFATLGTGVLDWKAILPAAKQAGVKWFILEHDLPLDAEAVVTKGNAFLNERLPTLQ, from the coding sequence TTGAAAACGTTCAAGTCAAAATTCGTGAAGATGGCAGCCGTCGTCGCATTGGCGGCCGGCATCACGAACCCGGTTCTGGCCGAAGACAGCAAGACGCTGCCGATAGCCGCGCAGATGTACACATTGCGCAACGCGGGAACGCTTGAGGAGCAGCTTGCCATTCTCAACCGCGCCGGCGTTTCGGCAGTTGAAACGGTGGATATGCAGAAGGTCAGCGCCAGCGAGCTGAACGCGCTTCTGGAAAAGCACAAGATCAAGGTCATTTCCTCGCATGTGCCGATCGACAAGCTGCGCGGCAACCTCGATGACGTCATCACCGAGCAGAAAGCCGTCGGCAATCCTGTTGTCACCGTGCCTTTCCTGAAGCCGGAAGACCGCCCGAAGGACGCCGCGGGCTGGACCGCCTTTGGCAAGGAACTTGGTGGTTATGCGGACAAGCTGTCTGCGGCGGGCCTCTCCATGGCCTACCACAATCATGACTTTGAAATGGTCAAGTTCGATGACAAGACGGCACTTGAGCTGCTGCTCGATGCTGCCGGCCCGAAACTGCAGAGCGAGCTCGATGTCGCCTGGGTGGCGCGCAGCGGCAATGATCCGGCCGCGTTCCTCGGCACCTTGAAGGGCCGGGTATTTGCCATCCATGCCAAGGACAACGCGCCTGCGGGCACGGCGGAAAACGAGCGCGGCTTTGCCACACTCGGCACCGGCGTTCTCGACTGGAAGGCAATTCTGCCGGCGGCCAAGCAGGCCGGCGTCAAGTGGTTCATCCTTGAGCACGACCTTCCGCTCGATGCCGAAGCTGTCGTGACCAAGGGCAATGCGTTCCTCAATGAACGTCTTCCGACCCTTCAGTAA
- a CDS encoding ABC transporter permease, which translates to MNSKGVLRRQPWIITLVVLAVLVAVNTFLQPSFVQPSVLQSNLTTFLPLILVAIGQTYVILAGDIDLSVGSIVALANVVTVSVIAALGGTTGAVFAGMAAGAAVGLLCGLVNGFFISGLRFQPIVTTFATGIIFAGLAIWVLPQAGLPVPEAYWQTYSGSFIGLPFVLWVLLAGIAFTLIVSRIPFHTHLLAAGGNRTGAFQTGLRLSGIRIGAYMISGLFSALAALCLTGETASGDPLLGASLALSSISAVVLGGTALSGGFGSSTGSIAGALVLGMIGNVIFFAGLPFEYQTLVQGLIVLTALAGGVLVTRR; encoded by the coding sequence ATGAATTCCAAAGGCGTTCTGCGCAGGCAACCCTGGATCATCACCCTCGTCGTTCTGGCCGTTCTCGTTGCCGTGAACACGTTTTTGCAGCCATCCTTCGTTCAGCCCTCCGTGCTGCAATCGAACCTGACGACGTTTTTGCCGCTGATCCTGGTCGCCATCGGCCAGACCTACGTCATTCTGGCCGGAGATATCGATCTTTCAGTCGGCAGCATCGTGGCGCTCGCCAATGTCGTCACCGTCAGCGTCATCGCCGCACTCGGCGGCACGACGGGTGCTGTCTTCGCCGGCATGGCGGCGGGTGCGGCTGTCGGGCTGCTGTGTGGACTGGTCAATGGTTTCTTCATTTCCGGCCTGCGCTTCCAGCCTATCGTCACCACTTTCGCGACCGGTATCATCTTCGCCGGTCTGGCGATCTGGGTCTTGCCGCAGGCAGGTCTTCCGGTGCCGGAAGCCTATTGGCAGACCTATTCCGGCAGCTTCATCGGCCTGCCCTTCGTGCTGTGGGTACTGCTGGCGGGCATCGCCTTCACGCTGATCGTGTCGCGCATTCCTTTCCACACGCATCTGCTTGCCGCCGGTGGCAATCGCACCGGCGCCTTCCAGACGGGTCTGCGCCTTTCCGGCATCCGCATCGGCGCATATATGATCTCCGGCCTGTTTTCGGCGCTGGCAGCGCTGTGCCTGACGGGCGAAACCGCCTCGGGCGACCCGCTGCTCGGCGCAAGTCTGGCGTTGTCTTCCATCTCGGCGGTGGTTCTGGGCGGCACCGCATTGTCCGGCGGTTTCGGCAGCTCGACCGGGTCGATTGCCGGCGCGCTGGTGCTGGGCATGATCGGCAATGTGATTTTCTTTGCGGGCCTGCCTTTCGAGTACCAGACACTGGTGCAGGGTTTGATCGTGCTGACGGCGCTGGCCGGCGGTGTTCTGGTGACGAGGCGTTGA
- a CDS encoding LacI family DNA-binding transcriptional regulator: MSKDQGSNIREVAALAGVSIATVSRALQQPDKVRPETRKKVFDAVRQANFVPNAQAASFRRQSNNTVILLVRDIGNPFYLEIYKGVEEAAGEAGFKVLMGDARNDENRVATHIDMVRQKHADGLILMTGQFPSELLDQGDALPPIVIASETVPGLALPTVKVDNRAASMNAMRHLIEAGHKEIVHLAGPVPESLAQERFDGYRAALAEAGITYTDELVVTGDYSIEAGRQAITGLLEGGIAFTAIFASSDQMAIGAISELRARGVSVPADVSVIGFDDIIFANAFEPPLTTVRQPRQEMGRRAMALMVDRLNGKRTAETIVLDTELVVRGSVAPCRPPHR, from the coding sequence ATGAGCAAAGACCAAGGTTCGAATATCAGGGAAGTTGCAGCTCTCGCGGGCGTTTCCATCGCGACCGTATCGCGGGCGCTGCAGCAACCCGACAAGGTTCGCCCGGAGACCCGCAAGAAGGTTTTCGACGCCGTGCGGCAGGCGAACTTCGTTCCCAATGCGCAGGCGGCCAGCTTCCGCCGCCAATCCAACAACACTGTCATCCTTCTCGTTCGCGATATCGGCAACCCGTTTTATCTCGAAATCTACAAGGGCGTGGAAGAAGCGGCGGGCGAAGCGGGCTTCAAGGTGCTGATGGGCGATGCCCGCAACGACGAGAACCGCGTGGCGACCCATATCGACATGGTGCGTCAGAAACATGCCGACGGGCTTATCCTGATGACCGGCCAGTTTCCCTCCGAGCTTCTCGATCAGGGCGACGCGCTGCCGCCGATCGTCATCGCGTCGGAGACGGTGCCCGGCCTCGCGCTGCCGACCGTCAAGGTGGACAACCGTGCCGCCTCCATGAATGCCATGCGGCACCTCATCGAGGCGGGGCATAAAGAGATCGTGCATCTGGCCGGTCCCGTCCCGGAAAGTCTGGCGCAGGAGCGTTTCGACGGGTACCGCGCAGCACTTGCCGAGGCTGGCATAACTTACACCGACGAACTGGTGGTGACGGGCGATTACAGCATCGAGGCTGGCCGTCAGGCGATAACCGGCCTTCTCGAAGGCGGCATCGCCTTCACCGCGATCTTCGCATCGAGCGACCAGATGGCGATTGGCGCGATCAGCGAGTTGCGGGCGCGTGGGGTTTCGGTTCCGGCCGACGTCTCCGTCATCGGCTTCGACGACATCATCTTCGCCAATGCGTTTGAGCCGCCGTTGACGACGGTGCGCCAGCCCCGCCAGGAAATGGGCCGCAGGGCCATGGCGCTGATGGTGGACAGATTGAACGGAAAACGCACGGCTGAAACCATCGTGCTGGATACGGAACTGGTGGTGCGCGGCTCGGTCGCGCCCTGCCGCCCGCCGCATCGGTAG
- a CDS encoding gluconate 2-dehydrogenase subunit 3 family protein — translation MNRRELLKLIAIATGLPLIGADILTAAENATKPAGGAHVFTAEEIRFLDEVAETIIPRTSTPGAKDAEVGAFMAVYAADCYTDEQRTLFLSAISDIEKRSQTDHKKGFLELTPEQRQALLAALDKQAKAEQTPVKPHAFTLVKQLTLLGFFTSKIGATEVLVYDEIPGGFEDRVPYKKGTPAWGTT, via the coding sequence ATGAACAGACGCGAACTGCTGAAACTGATAGCCATTGCCACGGGTCTTCCGCTGATCGGCGCGGATATTCTGACGGCCGCCGAAAACGCTACCAAACCAGCCGGTGGTGCTCATGTCTTCACCGCGGAAGAAATCCGGTTTCTGGACGAGGTGGCGGAAACCATCATTCCCCGCACCTCCACGCCGGGTGCGAAGGATGCTGAAGTGGGAGCATTCATGGCCGTCTATGCGGCCGATTGTTATACCGATGAACAACGGACACTCTTCCTTTCGGCAATTTCCGATATCGAAAAGCGCAGCCAGACCGACCACAAGAAGGGCTTTCTGGAACTGACGCCAGAACAGCGGCAGGCGCTGCTTGCCGCGCTGGACAAGCAGGCCAAGGCGGAACAGACGCCGGTAAAACCGCACGCCTTCACGCTGGTCAAACAGCTGACGCTGCTTGGTTTCTTCACCTCGAAGATCGGCGCTACGGAAGTGCTCGTTTATGACGAAATTCCCGGCGGTTTCGAAGACCGCGTTCCCTATAAGAAGGGCACGCCCGCCTGGGGCACGACCTGA
- a CDS encoding GMC oxidoreductase, which produces MANNHYDAIVVGSGISGGWAAKELTQKGLKVLMLERGRNIEHITDYQNADKEAWDYPHRNRATQEMKAKYPVLSRDYLLEEATLGMWADEQETPYVEEKRFDWFRGYHVGGRSLLWGRQTYRWSQTDFEANAKDGIAVDWPIRYEDVSPWYDYVERFAGISGSREGLDILPDGEFLPPIPLNFVEQDVASRLKKVFNGTRHLINSRCANITQELPDQERTRCQFRNKCRLGCPFGGYFSTQASTLPAAVATGNLTLRPFSIVKEILYDKDKKKARGVEIIDAETNLTYEYTADIIFLNASTLNSTWVLMNSATDVWEGGLGSSSGELGHNVMDHHFRMGATGQVEGFEDFYFKGRRPAGFYIPRFRNTGDDKRKYLRGFGYQGSASRSRWEREIAELNIGADYKEALTEPGGWTIGMTAFGEMLPYHENRVKLDHEKKDKWGLPVLSMNVEMKQNELDMREDMVNDAVEMFEAVGIKNVKPSRGSYAPGMGIHEMGTARMGRDPKTSVLNGNNQVWDAPNVFVTDGACMTSASCVNPSLTYMALTARAADFAVSERKKGNL; this is translated from the coding sequence ATGGCAAACAATCATTATGATGCGATTGTTGTCGGCTCGGGCATCAGTGGAGGCTGGGCCGCGAAGGAACTCACGCAAAAGGGCCTGAAGGTCCTGATGCTGGAGCGCGGCCGGAACATCGAGCACATCACCGACTATCAGAATGCGGACAAGGAGGCCTGGGACTACCCCCACCGCAACCGCGCCACGCAGGAGATGAAGGCGAAATACCCCGTTCTCAGCCGTGACTACCTGCTGGAAGAAGCAACGCTTGGCATGTGGGCCGATGAGCAGGAAACACCCTATGTCGAAGAAAAGCGCTTCGACTGGTTCCGCGGTTATCATGTCGGTGGTCGCTCGCTGCTCTGGGGACGCCAGACCTATCGCTGGTCACAGACCGATTTCGAGGCCAATGCGAAAGACGGTATCGCCGTTGACTGGCCCATCCGATATGAGGATGTTTCCCCCTGGTATGATTATGTCGAGCGTTTTGCCGGCATCTCCGGCAGCCGTGAGGGGCTGGATATTCTTCCCGATGGCGAATTCCTGCCGCCCATTCCGCTCAATTTCGTCGAGCAGGATGTCGCAAGCCGGCTGAAGAAGGTGTTCAATGGCACGCGCCACCTCATCAATTCGCGTTGCGCCAACATCACCCAGGAGCTTCCCGACCAGGAGCGCACGCGCTGTCAGTTCCGCAACAAGTGTCGGCTGGGCTGTCCCTTCGGTGGCTATTTCAGCACGCAGGCCTCGACCCTGCCTGCGGCGGTCGCCACCGGCAATCTGACGCTCAGGCCTTTCTCCATCGTCAAGGAAATCTTGTACGACAAGGACAAGAAGAAGGCGCGTGGCGTCGAGATCATCGATGCCGAGACGAACCTGACCTATGAATACACCGCCGACATCATCTTCCTCAACGCTTCGACGCTGAACTCGACCTGGGTGCTGATGAACTCGGCCACCGATGTCTGGGAAGGCGGGCTTGGAAGCAGCTCGGGCGAACTCGGCCACAACGTGATGGACCACCATTTCCGGATGGGTGCCACCGGCCAGGTGGAAGGCTTCGAGGATTTCTACTTCAAGGGTCGCCGCCCGGCGGGCTTCTACATTCCGCGTTTCCGCAACACCGGCGACGACAAGCGCAAATATCTGCGTGGTTTCGGGTATCAGGGCTCGGCCAGCCGTTCGCGCTGGGAGCGGGAAATCGCCGAACTGAACATCGGCGCCGACTACAAGGAGGCCCTGACCGAGCCGGGTGGCTGGACCATCGGCATGACCGCTTTCGGCGAAATGCTGCCCTATCATGAGAACCGCGTGAAACTGGATCATGAGAAGAAGGACAAGTGGGGCCTGCCGGTCCTGTCAATGAATGTCGAGATGAAGCAGAACGAACTCGATATGCGCGAAGACATGGTCAATGACGCCGTCGAGATGTTCGAGGCGGTTGGCATCAAGAACGTCAAACCCTCCAGGGGCAGTTACGCCCCCGGCATGGGCATTCATGAAATGGGAACAGCCCGCATGGGGCGTGACCCGAAAACCTCCGTCCTCAACGGCAACAACCAGGTCTGGGATGCGCCCAACGTCTTTGTCACCGATGGCGCGTGCATGACTTCGGCCTCCTGTGTCAACCCGTCCCTGACCTACATGGCGCTGACGGCGCGTGCGGCCGATTTTGCCGTTTCCGAACGCAAGAAGGGGAACCTGTGA
- a CDS encoding Gfo/Idh/MocA family protein, with the protein MSSATKKFDSRRIRLGMAGGGQGAFIGAVHRIAARLDDRYELVAGALSSDPARASASATLLGIAPERSYASFEEMAASEAGREDGIEAVAIVTPNHLHFAPSKAFLDAGIHVICDKPVTATLEEAKALAEIVRASDRLFILTHNYTGYAMLRQMREMIADGSIGKLRHVQAEYAQDWLTEAVEKTGAKGAEWRTDPSRSGAGGAIGDIGTHAFNAAAFVTGEIPTSLYADLTSFVPGRQLDDSANILLRYESGAKGMLWASQIAVGNENALSLRVYGDKGGLEWHHRVPDELWFTPYGEPKRLITRNGAGAGAAANRVSRVPSGHPEGYLEGFATIYREAADAIIAKREGKTAAGDVIYPGIEDGLAGLAFIDAAVRSSGTSSWVGIDI; encoded by the coding sequence ATGTCCTCCGCTACAAAGAAATTCGATAGCCGCCGTATTCGTCTCGGCATGGCCGGTGGTGGTCAGGGTGCCTTTATCGGTGCCGTGCACCGCATCGCGGCCCGGCTGGATGACCGTTACGAGCTGGTGGCCGGCGCGCTTTCCTCCGATCCCGCGCGTGCTAGCGCTTCGGCAACCCTGCTGGGCATTGCGCCGGAGCGCTCCTATGCCTCGTTCGAGGAAATGGCGGCATCCGAGGCTGGTCGGGAAGATGGCATCGAGGCGGTCGCCATCGTCACCCCCAACCATCTGCATTTTGCTCCGTCCAAGGCATTTCTCGACGCCGGCATCCACGTCATCTGCGACAAGCCGGTGACCGCGACGCTGGAAGAGGCGAAGGCGCTTGCCGAGATCGTCAGGGCGTCCGACAGGTTGTTCATCCTGACGCACAACTACACCGGCTACGCGATGCTGCGGCAGATGCGCGAGATGATCGCCGATGGATCCATAGGCAAGCTGCGCCACGTCCAGGCCGAATATGCGCAGGACTGGCTGACCGAAGCCGTCGAAAAGACGGGTGCGAAGGGTGCGGAATGGCGCACCGACCCCAGCCGCTCCGGCGCCGGCGGTGCAATCGGCGATATCGGCACCCATGCCTTCAACGCCGCTGCCTTCGTCACGGGCGAAATCCCGACAAGCCTTTATGCCGATCTGACGTCGTTCGTTCCGGGCCGGCAGCTGGATGACAGCGCCAATATTCTGCTGCGTTATGAAAGCGGCGCCAAGGGGATGCTCTGGGCGAGCCAGATCGCGGTCGGCAATGAAAACGCGCTGTCGCTGCGGGTCTATGGCGATAAAGGCGGGCTTGAATGGCACCACCGGGTGCCGGACGAGCTGTGGTTCACGCCTTATGGCGAACCCAAGCGGCTTATCACCCGCAACGGCGCAGGCGCAGGTGCTGCCGCCAACCGTGTCAGCCGCGTGCCATCCGGACACCCAGAGGGATATCTCGAGGGTTTTGCGACGATTTACCGTGAAGCCGCAGATGCAATCATCGCAAAAAGGGAGGGAAAGACAGCCGCCGGGGATGTGATTTACCCCGGCATAGAGGACGGCCTTGCGGGTCTCGCATTCATCGATGCGGCCGTGCGGTCCAGTGGGACCTCGTCCTGGGTAGGGATCGACATCTAG
- a CDS encoding sugar ABC transporter ATP-binding protein, with product MANALEAAGITKNFGAVRALSAGRLTVGRGEIHALLGANGCGKSTLCKIVAGAVAPTSGTIRFNGAEVRFKSPRDAENAGIALFYQELSLIPQLSVADNIFLGREPKRGIFVDGKALKAEAARLIALFDGVAGEGLEPDAIVGNLPPDQRQLVEILKVFAQNASLMIMDEATAALDGRQSQRFFEILRAKKADGISTIMISHRLDEVFAVCDRITVMRNGATISELDTAATTREAVVHDMVGDVRAAPARQQGRAAAAPSLKVTGVAGDGVRGVTLEAYPGEIVGLAGLQGQGQSALLKGLFGASPFATGRVRFEGREITISKPSQAVHSGFAYVSGDRGRDASLQGRSIFENLVAALMVREKMRLVRPATLKPRVQKVADDMKTKFAGMDMAIGTLSGGNQQKIFISRWLATSPKLLLLDDPTKGIDLGAKADLFALMRQQADAGATILLYSSEDAEILEYADRILVFNGGRISAELTGADMTSVNMTRAAYGDAT from the coding sequence ATGGCGAACGCTTTGGAAGCGGCCGGCATAACGAAGAATTTTGGCGCCGTGCGCGCGCTTTCCGCCGGCAGGCTGACCGTCGGTCGCGGTGAAATTCACGCGCTGCTGGGCGCCAATGGCTGCGGCAAGAGCACGCTTTGCAAGATCGTTGCGGGTGCGGTTGCGCCAACCAGCGGCACGATCCGGTTCAACGGCGCGGAAGTACGCTTCAAAAGCCCACGTGACGCGGAAAATGCCGGCATCGCCCTGTTTTATCAGGAGCTGAGCCTCATTCCGCAGCTTTCCGTCGCCGATAACATCTTTCTCGGCCGCGAGCCGAAACGTGGCATTTTTGTTGACGGCAAAGCCCTGAAAGCCGAAGCGGCGAGACTAATCGCGCTGTTTGACGGCGTGGCGGGCGAGGGGCTGGAGCCGGACGCAATCGTTGGCAATCTGCCGCCGGATCAGCGCCAGCTGGTCGAAATCCTCAAGGTCTTCGCCCAGAATGCCAGCCTGATGATCATGGACGAGGCGACGGCGGCGCTCGATGGCCGCCAGTCCCAGCGCTTTTTCGAGATACTCCGGGCCAAGAAGGCCGACGGTATCTCGACCATCATGATTTCCCACCGTCTCGACGAGGTTTTTGCGGTCTGCGACCGCATCACCGTGATGCGTAACGGCGCGACGATTTCCGAACTCGACACCGCAGCAACCACCCGCGAAGCCGTCGTGCACGACATGGTCGGCGATGTCCGCGCCGCACCCGCCCGCCAGCAGGGACGCGCTGCTGCCGCACCCAGCCTCAAGGTGACTGGTGTTGCGGGTGATGGCGTTCGTGGCGTTACCCTGGAAGCCTATCCGGGCGAAATCGTCGGTCTGGCCGGCCTGCAGGGGCAGGGGCAATCGGCCCTGCTGAAAGGCCTCTTCGGCGCCAGTCCCTTTGCAACAGGCCGAGTCCGCTTCGAGGGCCGTGAAATCACCATCAGCAAGCCTTCGCAGGCGGTTCATAGTGGTTTTGCCTATGTCTCTGGCGACCGTGGCCGTGACGCTTCCCTTCAGGGCCGGTCGATCTTCGAAAATCTCGTCGCGGCGCTGATGGTGCGCGAAAAGATGCGGTTGGTCCGTCCCGCGACTTTGAAGCCGCGGGTGCAGAAGGTCGCTGATGATATGAAGACGAAGTTTGCCGGCATGGACATGGCCATCGGCACGCTTTCCGGCGGCAACCAGCAGAAGATCTTCATTTCCCGCTGGCTTGCGACATCGCCGAAACTGCTTCTGCTGGATGATCCGACCAAGGGTATCGATCTTGGCGCCAAGGCCGACCTCTTCGCGCTGATGCGGCAACAGGCCGATGCCGGCGCGACCATCCTTCTTTATTCCTCGGAGGATGCGGAAATCCTCGAATATGCCGACCGCATTCTCGTGTTCAACGGCGGACGCATCTCTGCGGAACTGACCGGAGCCGACATGACATCCGTCAACATGACCCGCGCCGCCTATGGAGACGCCACATGA
- a CDS encoding sugar phosphate isomerase/epimerase family protein has translation MKTIKGPAIFLAQFAGDEAPFDTLDNLGQWAASLGYKGIQVPTDPKLFDLEKAAASRTYCDDIKGRLAEIGVEVTELSTHIQGQLVAVHPVYDEMFDGFAPPELRGKPQARQEWAVNQLKCAAKASQYLGLKSHATFSGALAWPFVYPWPQRPAGLVEMAFAELGKRWTPILDTFEENGVDLCYELHPGEDLHDGVTFERFLEATGNHSRANILYDPSHFVLQAMDYLEFIDIYHERIRAFHVKDAEFNPTGRSGVYGGYQNWVDRPGRFRSLGDGHVDFGAVFSKLTQYDFEGWAVLEWECALKHPEDGAREGASFIENHIIRVTERAFDDFAKSGIDDAANRRLLGL, from the coding sequence ATGAAGACGATCAAAGGCCCGGCAATTTTCCTCGCGCAATTTGCCGGAGACGAGGCCCCTTTCGACACGCTCGACAATCTCGGCCAATGGGCGGCTTCGCTCGGTTACAAGGGCATTCAGGTGCCGACCGATCCCAAACTCTTCGATCTGGAAAAGGCCGCCGCCTCCAGGACCTATTGCGACGATATCAAGGGCCGTCTGGCCGAGATCGGCGTCGAGGTCACCGAGCTTTCGACACATATTCAGGGCCAGCTTGTCGCCGTTCATCCCGTTTATGATGAAATGTTCGATGGTTTCGCGCCGCCTGAACTGCGCGGCAAACCGCAGGCGCGGCAGGAATGGGCCGTCAATCAGCTGAAGTGTGCGGCGAAGGCGTCGCAGTATCTTGGCCTCAAGAGCCATGCGACTTTCTCCGGCGCGCTTGCCTGGCCGTTCGTCTATCCGTGGCCGCAGCGTCCGGCCGGGCTTGTCGAAATGGCTTTCGCCGAACTGGGCAAGCGTTGGACACCCATTCTCGATACATTCGAGGAGAACGGCGTCGATCTCTGCTACGAGCTGCATCCGGGTGAGGACCTGCATGACGGCGTCACCTTCGAGCGTTTTCTTGAGGCGACCGGCAATCATTCGCGCGCCAACATCCTCTATGATCCCTCGCATTTCGTGCTTCAGGCGATGGATTATCTTGAGTTCATCGACATCTACCACGAGCGCATCCGCGCCTTTCACGTCAAGGATGCCGAGTTCAATCCGACCGGCCGTTCCGGCGTTTATGGCGGTTATCAGAACTGGGTCGACCGGCCGGGACGTTTCCGTTCGCTCGGCGACGGGCATGTCGATTTCGGCGCGGTGTTTTCCAAGCTGACCCAATATGATTTCGAAGGTTGGGCGGTGCTGGAGTGGGAATGCGCGCTGAAACACCCGGAAGACGGCGCGCGTGAAGGCGCAAGCTTCATTGAAAATCACATCATCCGCGTGACGGAGCGGGCCTTCGACGATTTCGCCAAAAGCGGCATCGATGATGCCGCCAATCGCCGCCTTCTTGGACTTTGA
- a CDS encoding c-type cytochrome, translating into MRKTIIIAAAMLTASAIPALSEGDVAKGEAVFKRCSACHAIGEGAKNRVGPQLNGIIGRAAGGVADYNYSAAMKKAGEDGLVWTPEELRDFLSAPKKKIPGNKMALAGISKPEDLDNLIAYIESAASKPAE; encoded by the coding sequence ATGCGCAAGACAATAATCATCGCGGCGGCAATGCTGACTGCAAGTGCCATTCCCGCTCTTTCGGAAGGCGATGTTGCCAAGGGGGAGGCGGTCTTCAAGCGCTGTTCCGCCTGCCACGCCATTGGCGAGGGCGCGAAAAACAGGGTCGGTCCGCAGCTTAACGGCATCATCGGCCGCGCAGCAGGCGGCGTGGCGGACTATAATTATTCGGCAGCGATGAAAAAAGCGGGCGAGGACGGTCTTGTCTGGACGCCCGAAGAATTGCGGGATTTCCTGAGCGCGCCGAAAAAGAAAATACCCGGAAACAAGATGGCGCTGGCCGGCATCAGCAAGCCGGAGGATCTGGACAATCTCATCGCCTATATCGAAAGCGCGGCTTCGAAGCCGGCCGAGTGA